A window from Leptothermofonsia sichuanensis E412 encodes these proteins:
- the hisB gene encoding imidazoleglycerol-phosphate dehydratase HisB — MQTSEARSKSPAESSEHRLNRPQTLVLPARTASVSRKTGETNVHVSLNLDGTGQCMAKTGVPFLDHMLHQIASHGLIDLDVQAQGDYEIDDHHTNEDVGITLGMALGQALGDRKGIVRFGHFVAPLDEALIQVALDFSGRPHLTYGLTIPTERVGTYDTQLVREFFVAIVNHAQMTLHLRQLDGINSHHIIEATFKAFARSLRMAVEIDPRRAQSIPSSKGIL; from the coding sequence ATGCAAACCAGCGAAGCCCGCTCCAAGTCGCCAGCCGAGTCTTCAGAGCACCGCCTCAACCGGCCTCAAACCCTGGTGCTGCCTGCCCGAACCGCCTCCGTTAGCCGCAAAACCGGAGAAACCAATGTTCATGTGAGCCTGAATTTAGACGGAACTGGGCAATGTATGGCGAAGACAGGCGTTCCCTTTCTCGATCACATGCTGCATCAGATTGCTTCCCACGGGTTGATTGACCTGGATGTGCAGGCCCAGGGGGATTACGAAATTGATGATCATCACACCAATGAAGATGTCGGAATTACCTTGGGAATGGCGTTGGGGCAAGCACTGGGCGATCGCAAGGGGATTGTCCGATTTGGTCACTTCGTCGCTCCCCTGGACGAAGCCTTAATTCAGGTAGCGCTTGACTTCTCCGGTCGCCCCCATCTCACCTATGGGTTGACCATTCCAACGGAACGGGTGGGCACCTACGATACCCAACTGGTGCGAGAGTTTTTTGTCGCCATAGTGAATCACGCTCAGATGACCCTCCACCTTCGCCAGCTAGATGGCATCAACTCCCATCACATCATTGAAGCTACCTTCAAGGCATTTGCCCGATCGCTCCGCATGGCCGTCGAAATCGATCCCCGCCGCGCCCAGTCCATCCCCAGTTCTAAAGGGATCTTGTGA
- the bcp gene encoding thioredoxin-dependent thiol peroxidase, producing the protein MALKVGDRAPDFSLPDAKGNIVNLSDLKGKRVVLYFYPRDNTPGCTKEACNFRDFYPEFEGKDIVVLGVSTDDARSHEKFATKYDLPFPLLIDEGGKVAATYDSYGLKKFMGKEYMGISRNTFVIGSDGTIEKIYTKVKPDNHAEAILADLA; encoded by the coding sequence ATGGCTCTTAAAGTTGGCGATCGCGCTCCTGATTTCAGTCTGCCGGATGCTAAAGGCAACATCGTAAACCTGTCTGACCTGAAAGGTAAACGGGTTGTGCTTTACTTCTATCCCCGGGACAACACCCCCGGTTGTACCAAAGAAGCCTGCAACTTCCGTGATTTTTACCCGGAGTTTGAAGGAAAGGACATCGTGGTTTTAGGTGTTAGTACGGACGATGCCAGATCCCACGAGAAATTTGCCACCAAGTATGATTTACCGTTTCCGTTACTAATTGATGAAGGGGGCAAAGTAGCGGCTACCTATGACAGCTACGGGCTAAAAAAATTCATGGGGAAAGAATACATGGGCATCAGCCGCAACACATTTGTCATTGGTTCTGATGGTACGATTGAGAAGATTTATACCAAGGTCAAACCAGACAACCACGCCGAAGCAATCCTGGCTGATCTTGCCTGA
- a CDS encoding CsbD family protein, with amino-acid sequence MSLEERAKATAKNVEGKVQEAIGNITGDPKDQIEGKLKQAEASARHGKEDIKDDVQRNIDRA; translated from the coding sequence ATGAGTTTAGAAGAAAGAGCAAAAGCAACCGCCAAGAATGTTGAAGGGAAAGTTCAGGAAGCGATCGGAAATATAACTGGCGATCCCAAAGATCAAATTGAAGGAAAATTGAAACAGGCTGAAGCCTCTGCCCGTCATGGCAAAGAGGATATCAAAGACGATGTTCAGCGGAACATTGACAGAGCATAA
- a CDS encoding NUDIX hydrolase, translating into MRWWWHFTQTVLGILFRHPVMGTSIIPILPDGRIVLIRRRDNGLWGLPGGMVNWGEDIPTTVERELAEETGLQLSSIRRLVGVYSSPERDPRIHSICVVIEVEAHGEMQIQDPMEVTDVQAFPPGSLPMGTLSHDHDRQLQDYFKGLTTLA; encoded by the coding sequence ATGCGCTGGTGGTGGCACTTTACACAAACAGTCCTGGGTATTCTGTTCCGTCATCCGGTCATGGGTACCAGCATTATTCCGATTTTGCCGGATGGTCGGATTGTTCTGATTCGACGACGTGACAACGGATTATGGGGGCTGCCCGGCGGAATGGTCAATTGGGGGGAAGATATCCCAACAACAGTTGAGCGGGAGCTGGCGGAAGAAACCGGACTGCAACTGTCCAGTATCCGCCGTCTGGTCGGTGTCTATTCTTCCCCAGAGCGAGATCCACGGATTCATTCGATCTGTGTGGTAATCGAGGTAGAGGCTCACGGTGAAATGCAGATTCAGGATCCAATGGAAGTCACCGATGTTCAGGCATTTCCTCCCGGTTCGCTCCCGATGGGCACCCTTTCCCACGATCACGATCGCCAGTTGCAGGACTATTTCAAAGGATTGACCACGCTGGCTTAG